A genomic region of Halomonas aestuarii contains the following coding sequences:
- a CDS encoding type II toxin-antitoxin system RatA family toxin: protein MPTVNRSAMVRHTPQDMFDLVNDFERYPEFLPGCRNARLLERDDSHLIGEMTLGRAGIEQSFTTRNDLIEPERIEMSLVSGPFKRLRGRWLFMPMGEGACKISLELEFEFANRLLGMAFGRLFQQVAGQLVDSFTRRADSLYGR from the coding sequence ATGCCAACGGTCAATCGGTCCGCCATGGTGCGGCATACCCCCCAGGACATGTTCGATCTGGTCAACGACTTCGAACGCTACCCCGAATTCCTCCCGGGGTGCCGGAACGCTCGCCTGCTCGAGCGTGACGATTCCCACCTGATCGGCGAGATGACCCTGGGTCGTGCCGGCATCGAGCAGAGCTTCACCACCCGCAACGACCTGATCGAGCCCGAGCGTATCGAGATGTCGCTGGTCAGCGGTCCCTTCAAGCGCCTGCGCGGCCGCTGGCTGTTCATGCCCATGGGCGAGGGGGCCTGCAAGATCAGTCTCGAGCTGGAGTTCGAGTTCGCCAACCGCCTGCTGGGGATGGCCTTCGGCCGGCTCTTCCAGCAGGTGGCGGGGCAGCTGGTGGACTCCTTCACCCGCCGGGCGGACAGCCTCTATGGTCGCTAG
- the smpB gene encoding SsrA-binding protein SmpB, with translation MANKKGKSKGPGGNVIAQNKKARFEYHIDETFEAGLVLAGWEVKSLRAGKAQLTDTYILVKNGEAWLLGSHIMPLNTASTHEIADPTRTRKLLLHRKEIAKIFSRTQEKGHTCVPLKLYWKNNRVKCELALVTGKKLHDKRATEKDRDWQRQKGRIMREQTKA, from the coding sequence ATGGCCAACAAGAAAGGCAAGAGCAAGGGGCCCGGCGGCAACGTCATCGCCCAGAACAAGAAGGCACGCTTCGAGTATCACATCGACGAGACCTTCGAGGCCGGCCTCGTGCTGGCCGGCTGGGAGGTGAAGAGCCTGCGCGCCGGCAAGGCGCAGCTCACCGACACCTACATCCTGGTCAAGAACGGCGAGGCCTGGCTGCTGGGCAGCCACATCATGCCGCTCAACACCGCCAGCACCCACGAGATCGCGGACCCGACGCGCACCCGCAAGCTGCTGCTGCATCGCAAGGAGATCGCCAAGATCTTCTCGCGCACCCAGGAGAAGGGGCACACCTGCGTGCCGCTCAAGCTCTACTGGAAGAACAACCGGGTGAAGTGCGAGCTGGCCCTGGTGACCGGCAAGAAGCTGCACGACAAGCGCGCCACCGAGAAGGACCGCGACTGGCAGCGCCAGAAAGGGCGCATCATGCGGGAACAAACCAAGGCCTGA
- a CDS encoding RnfH family protein translates to MVASPPGPIEVEVAFALPERQCIVSLRVPGGTSARQAVTMAGLEARFPELPPTTFLEADLGIFGRRLRDPDGQRLKAGDRVEVYRPLEIDPKAARAARAAREKR, encoded by the coding sequence ATGGTCGCTAGCCCCCCCGGCCCGATCGAGGTCGAGGTGGCGTTCGCGCTCCCCGAGCGCCAGTGCATTGTCTCCCTCCGGGTGCCTGGCGGCACTTCCGCCCGGCAGGCCGTCACCATGGCGGGGCTGGAGGCGCGGTTCCCGGAGCTCCCGCCGACCACCTTCCTCGAGGCCGACCTCGGCATCTTCGGAAGGCGACTGCGCGACCCCGACGGCCAGCGGCTGAAGGCCGGGGATCGCGTGGAGGTCTACCGCCCCCTCGAGATCGACCCCAAGGCGGCGCGCGCCGCCCGGGCCGCCCGCGAGAAACGCTGA
- the recN gene encoding DNA repair protein RecN, with protein sequence MLTELAIRDFAIVDHLELDLAGGMTAITGETGAGKSILLGALGLCLGERADSASVRHGRERADLSARFDLQALPEARAWLEARELPTDDCLLRRVVTRSGRSKAWINGQPATVADLRTLGEHLIEIHGQHAHQALMHEETHLRLLDDFAGHRERVAEMRVAFREWQASRRRLERLAEDGDEIRARRQLLRYQVEELEALALAEGELKGLEEEQEELAHAEERLREAQFAAQCCDGDEGGALSLLNQAIQHLSALPGSDRGSLADTLTMLGDARIQVEEAGRELGHFADGVELDPERLAWVEERLGEVHRIARKHHVLPEELVALHRRLADELEGLEGGDGDLETLAAEVEALKASWQEQASAISRARRQAARRFGRAVQEQLAFLAMDKATFEIELAPRDTQAAEGLEGARMLISANPGQPARPLAKVASGGELSRISLAIQVVAAQHSTIASLVFDEVDVGVSGATAEIVGQLLRRLGENGQVMTVTHLPQVAAQAHHHLHIEKQAGEASTLTRMALLDEAGRVGELARMLGGVNLSDHTLAHAREMLDASQRAHH encoded by the coding sequence ATGCTGACAGAGCTCGCCATTCGCGACTTCGCCATCGTCGACCACCTCGAGCTGGACCTTGCCGGCGGCATGACCGCCATCACCGGCGAGACGGGCGCCGGCAAGTCCATCCTGCTCGGCGCCCTGGGGCTCTGCCTGGGGGAGCGCGCCGACAGCGCCAGCGTCCGCCATGGCCGCGAACGGGCCGACCTGAGCGCCCGCTTCGATCTCCAGGCGCTGCCCGAGGCACGGGCCTGGCTCGAGGCCCGCGAACTGCCCACGGACGACTGCCTGCTGCGCCGTGTGGTGACGCGTTCCGGGCGATCCAAGGCCTGGATCAACGGTCAGCCGGCCACGGTGGCCGACCTGCGGACGCTGGGCGAGCACCTCATCGAGATCCATGGCCAGCATGCCCATCAGGCGCTGATGCACGAGGAGACCCACCTGCGCCTGCTCGACGACTTCGCGGGTCACCGCGAGCGAGTGGCCGAGATGCGGGTGGCCTTCCGCGAGTGGCAGGCGAGCCGGCGTCGCCTCGAGCGGCTGGCCGAGGACGGCGACGAGATCCGCGCCCGCCGGCAGCTGCTGCGCTACCAGGTGGAGGAGCTCGAGGCGCTGGCGCTAGCCGAGGGCGAGCTCAAGGGGCTCGAGGAGGAGCAGGAGGAACTGGCCCACGCCGAGGAGCGGCTGCGCGAGGCCCAGTTCGCTGCCCAGTGCTGCGACGGCGACGAGGGCGGCGCCCTGTCGCTGCTCAACCAGGCGATCCAGCACCTCTCGGCGCTGCCGGGCAGCGACCGCGGCAGCCTGGCCGACACCCTCACCATGCTCGGGGACGCGCGCATCCAGGTCGAGGAGGCCGGGCGCGAGCTCGGCCACTTCGCCGACGGCGTCGAGCTGGACCCGGAACGGCTGGCCTGGGTCGAGGAGCGCCTCGGCGAGGTCCACCGCATCGCCCGTAAGCACCATGTCCTGCCCGAGGAGCTGGTCGCCCTGCACCGCCGCCTGGCCGACGAGCTCGAGGGCCTGGAGGGCGGCGACGGCGACCTCGAGACGCTGGCCGCCGAGGTCGAGGCCCTGAAGGCGAGCTGGCAGGAGCAGGCCTCGGCGATCTCCCGGGCCCGCCGCCAGGCCGCCCGCCGGTTCGGCCGGGCCGTGCAGGAACAGCTGGCCTTCCTGGCCATGGACAAGGCCACCTTCGAAATCGAGCTCGCCCCGCGTGACACCCAGGCCGCCGAGGGGCTGGAGGGGGCCCGCATGCTGATCAGCGCCAACCCCGGGCAGCCGGCCCGCCCGCTGGCCAAGGTGGCCTCGGGCGGCGAGCTGTCGCGCATCAGCCTGGCGATCCAGGTGGTCGCGGCCCAGCACTCCACCATCGCCAGCCTGGTCTTCGACGAGGTCGACGTGGGCGTCTCCGGGGCCACCGCCGAGATCGTCGGCCAGCTCCTGCGCCGACTGGGCGAGAACGGCCAGGTGATGACGGTGACCCACCTGCCCCAAGTGGCCGCCCAGGCGCACCACCACCTGCACATCGAGAAGCAGGCCGGGGAGGCCTCCACCCTGACCCGCATGGCCCTGCTCGACGAGGCCGGCCGGGTCGGCGAGCTGGCGCGCATGCTCGGCGGAGTGAACCTCTCCGATCACACCCTGGCCCACGCCCGGGAGATGCTCGACGCCAGCCAGCGCGCCCACCACTGA
- a CDS encoding outer membrane protein assembly factor BamE — translation MQKLTRIIILSIALLMISGCSYFGVYKRDLPQGNLVTQGMVEQLRPGMSRRQVVDLMGSPLLEAPFDASQWDYVYRLDEAYGDVEQRRVTLTFSGGRVVDIEREGDFSKAPPLGDERGIGPDSEATSADQPTPLDNVTPDRP, via the coding sequence ATGCAAAAGCTGACCAGAATCATCATCCTTTCCATCGCCCTGCTGATGATCAGCGGTTGCAGCTACTTCGGCGTGTACAAGCGCGACCTGCCCCAGGGCAACCTGGTGACCCAGGGCATGGTCGAGCAGCTTCGGCCCGGCATGAGCCGACGGCAGGTGGTCGACCTGATGGGCAGCCCGCTGCTCGAGGCGCCCTTCGATGCCAGCCAGTGGGACTATGTCTACCGCCTCGACGAGGCCTACGGCGACGTGGAGCAGCGGCGCGTCACCCTGACCTTCTCTGGCGGACGGGTCGTGGACATCGAGCGGGAGGGCGACTTCTCGAAGGCCCCGCCGCTCGGCGACGAGCGCGGCATCGGCCCCGACAGCGAGGCCACCTCGGCCGACCAGCCCACCCCGCTCGACAACGTCACCCCGGACCGGCCCTGA
- a CDS encoding saccharopine dehydrogenase family protein: MSKVLIVGAGGVGGVVTHKCAQHPEVFSEICLASRNQDKCRAIAAQLDRPIQTAQVDADDVEALVALIESFQPDVLIHVALPYQDLTIMEACLRTGVPYLDTANYEHPDEAKFEYKEQWAFQDRFAKAGNMATLGCGFDPGMTNIYCAWGQKNLFDEIHRIDILDANGGDHGYPFATNFNPEINIREITANGRYWEEGEWKETAPLAEKRTFDFDGIGEKDLYLLYHEELESLSQNIKGLKRIRFWMTFSEKYITHLKVLENVGMTSIEPIEFQGRQITPLQFLKAVLPDPASLGPRTKGKTNIGVILDGIKDGKRRKVHIYNICDHEACYREVQSQAISFTTGVPAVTGAMLMLEGLWKGDGVFNVEQLDPDPFMERIGDMGLPWQMVELDPDADPLA; encoded by the coding sequence ATGAGCAAAGTCCTGATTGTCGGCGCCGGCGGCGTCGGTGGCGTCGTTACCCACAAGTGCGCCCAGCACCCCGAGGTGTTCTCGGAGATCTGCCTGGCCAGCCGCAACCAAGACAAGTGCCGCGCCATCGCGGCCCAGCTGGATCGCCCGATCCAGACGGCCCAGGTGGATGCCGATGACGTGGAGGCCCTTGTCGCGCTGATCGAGTCCTTCCAGCCCGACGTGCTGATCCACGTGGCCCTGCCCTACCAGGACCTGACCATCATGGAGGCCTGCCTGCGCACCGGGGTGCCCTACCTGGATACCGCCAACTACGAGCACCCGGACGAGGCGAAGTTCGAGTACAAGGAGCAGTGGGCCTTCCAGGACCGCTTTGCCAAGGCCGGCAACATGGCCACCCTGGGCTGCGGCTTCGACCCGGGCATGACCAACATCTACTGCGCCTGGGGCCAGAAGAACCTGTTCGACGAGATCCACCGCATCGACATCCTGGATGCCAACGGCGGCGACCACGGCTACCCGTTCGCCACCAACTTCAATCCCGAGATCAACATCCGCGAGATCACCGCCAACGGTCGCTACTGGGAAGAGGGCGAGTGGAAGGAGACCGCGCCGCTGGCCGAGAAGCGCACCTTCGACTTCGACGGCATCGGCGAGAAGGACCTCTACCTGCTCTACCACGAGGAGCTCGAGTCCCTCAGCCAGAACATCAAGGGCCTGAAGCGCATCCGCTTCTGGATGACCTTCTCCGAGAAGTACATCACCCACCTCAAGGTGCTCGAGAACGTCGGCATGACCAGCATCGAGCCGATCGAGTTCCAGGGGCGCCAGATCACCCCGCTGCAGTTCCTCAAGGCGGTGCTGCCGGACCCGGCCTCGCTGGGACCGCGCACCAAGGGCAAGACCAACATCGGCGTGATCCTCGACGGCATCAAGGACGGCAAGCGGCGCAAGGTGCACATCTACAACATCTGTGACCATGAGGCCTGCTACCGAGAGGTACAGTCCCAGGCGATCTCCTTCACCACCGGCGTGCCGGCGGTGACCGGCGCCATGCTGATGCTCGAGGGCCTGTGGAAGGGCGACGGCGTGTTCAACGTCGAGCAGCTCGACCCGGACCCCTTCATGGAGCGCATCGGCGACATGGGCCTGCCGTGGCAGATGGTCGAGCTCGACCCCGATGCCGACCCGCTGGCCTGA
- the fur gene encoding ferric iron uptake transcriptional regulator: MADQNHELRKAGLKVTLPRVKILQILENASEKHHLSAEDVYKTLLEAGEDVGLATVYRVLTQFESAGLVIRHNFDGGHAVFELSQEEHHDHMVCLESGEIVEFFDETIERRQQEIAEEHGYELVDHALVLYVRPLGSRATRQEGIQKK, translated from the coding sequence ATGGCCGACCAGAACCATGAATTGCGCAAGGCCGGTCTGAAAGTGACCCTGCCCCGCGTCAAGATCCTCCAGATCCTCGAGAACGCCTCGGAGAAGCACCACCTGAGCGCCGAGGATGTGTACAAGACCCTGCTGGAAGCGGGCGAGGATGTGGGCCTGGCCACCGTCTATCGCGTGCTGACCCAGTTCGAGTCCGCCGGCCTCGTGATCCGCCACAACTTCGATGGCGGCCATGCGGTCTTCGAGCTCTCCCAGGAGGAACACCATGATCACATGGTGTGCCTGGAAAGCGGCGAGATCGTCGAGTTTTTCGACGAGACCATCGAGCGTCGTCAGCAGGAGATCGCCGAGGAGCACGGCTACGAGCTCGTCGATCACGCCCTGGTGCTCTACGTGAGGCCGCTGGGCTCTCGGGCGACCCGCCAGGAAGGCATCCAGAAGAAGTGA